A genomic window from Salvelinus sp. IW2-2015 linkage group LG13, ASM291031v2, whole genome shotgun sequence includes:
- the LOC139028533 gene encoding coiled-coil domain-containing protein 18, whose protein sequence is MNKVQGELSEREQQMLRIRRDSVTKAFQLSKMEKMLAETRGKLDKKTEPGTESKGRDNRDDMVQDLEDKVRFTRRDRRNSLHRTQLLESQMKTVKGELVDTLDHLQELRDRLRRSQANAEQRKVDMEKLQAGMR, encoded by the exons ATGAATAAGGTTCAGGGTGAGCTGAGTGAGCGAGAGCAGCAGATGCTGCGTATACGGAGAGACAGCGTCACGAAGGCCTTCCAGCTCTCCAAGATGGAGAAGATGCTAGCCGAGACCAGAGGAAAGCTGGACAAGAAGACTGAGCCTGGTACAGAAAGTAAAGGACGGGACAACCGGGACGACATGG TCCAGGACCTGGAGGATAAGGTGCGTTTCaccaggagagacaggaggaactCCCTGCACCGCACCCAGCTGCTGGAGAGCCAGATGAAGACTGTGAAGGGAGAGCTGGTGGACACACTGGACCACCTGCAGGAGCTGCGAGACAGGCTGAGACGCTCACAGGCCAACGCAGAGCAGCGCAAAGTTGACATGGAGAAACTGCAAGCAGGGATGAGGTGA